The DNA region ATTACGGCAATGAAACCTAATGTGGAAACGTTGCTAAGGGCATATCAGAAAAAAAAAATGGAGCAACGGTATCTAGATTATGATGATTTGTTGCTCGTGGTCTCAACACAGTTAAAGTCCAATCCTGATGCAAGAGAGCTACTTTCTCAAGACCTTGAATACCTACTTGTTGATGAAATGCAGGACACGAATCCTTTACAGTGGGAGCTATTATCTCCATTTATAGACATATGTAAGCTGTTCTGTGTGGGTGATGATGCACAATCCATATATTCTTTCCGTGGTGCGGATTTTAAGAATGTACACCAGTTTAAGGAGCGGGTAAAGGATTCTGAAGTATATAAGCTAGAGAAAAACTATCGTTCCACTCAAGAAATCCTGGACATATCAAACTGGCTGTTGGATAAATCTCCAATTGATTACAAGAAGAAACTGCAATCGGCAAGAGGTGCTGGAGAACTCCCTATTTTATTAAATGTCAGTGATGAATGGCAAGAAGCAAATTGGGTCGCAGATGAAGTGCTGAAAAACTATACGGATGAAGACCGTCAATTTTCTGACCACCTTATTCTGTCTCGTTCACAATTCTATACGAAAACATTACAGGCCGTGTTTATTAGGCGGAAGATACCCTATGTTACCTATGGAGGGCGAAAATTTTTACAAGCGGCACATATAAAAGATTTGGTTTCATTACTAAGAATTGTTAACAACCCTTATGACGAAATAGCGTGGGTTCGTTTCCTTACCTTTTGGGAGGGCATCGGAGAAGTTAGGGCATCTAGAATCATGGCGATTATAATTGCTGACGAAGGGAAAACCGATATTCCGACTTTATTGAAAAAAGCCATACCAGGGGATGATGGAATAAAAATCTCAGAGTTATATAATGCCGTACAAAAAGAAAAGGGGAAGGTCGGCAAAATGGTAGATATTGCTTATGACGCTATGTCGTTGGGACTAGCTTATAAATATAGAAAAGATTGGATTGAAAAACGGAAAGGAGATTTTCCTGTATTAAAACTATTGGCGGACAGTTATTCAAGTCTTGGGGAATTTATCGGTGAGGGTCTGTTGGATAATGCCGATAAAATGAATGGGGCTCCCGTGTTAAGCGAATCACAATTAGATACCGCAGAAATTAAAGATCATGTAATAATTTCTACTATCCATTCGGCTAAAGGTCTAGAAGCAGATGTTTGTATTGTATTGAATGTATCCCCAAAATCATTTCCATCTTCATGGTCTTTAGATGATTTGGATGCTATTGAAGAAGACCGCAGGGTTTTGTATGTGGCACTTACGCGTGCGAAGAATAGATTGATTATCACGAGGAATACCGCATCGATTGCGGCTATTCATGGCAAATCTATACCTACGGCTAAGGGTCAACAATCCGATGATGCTGAAACATATTTTTTGATGGCTATTCCCCAGAGATTGGTCAAGCAAGAAACGATAGGTCATGATTTTAGAACCGTTAGAGACGCCCCGGAACCGAATAATATTGATTTGTCCTCTGGGATGGACTTTAGTTAGGATGCACTATGTTAGAAAGAAAATTTGCGGTGGTTACATTAACCACATTTGGTTATAAACCAAAACCTTTGAGAATTGTACAGTTGACGATAAGTAAACTTAAAGACGGCAGCTACGAACCCGTATTATCAACGAATATCAATCCTGAAGAGCAAATACCGAACTACATACAGCAAAAAACTGGACTGACTGATGAGGTTTTATTAAAAGCACCATGTTTTCTAGAGTTGGCAGAAATTATTTTTAAGGAACTTGAAGAATACGTTATAGTGGGGCATAACGCTTCTTTCTTGCATTATGCGCTACAGTCTGAGTTCAGGGATGTAGGGTTAACCTTTAAGTTACCACAATTATGCACTCAAAGGCTCGCTAAAAAGCTAATTCCGGATATGTTGAGCTATGAACTATCTTATCTGTGTGGGGTGCTTGGTATACCGTTATATAATAATGACGATGTGATAGATTTAAATCGGGCGGTATCCATTATGTTCGATAGACTTTTACAACTTGATGAGCAAGGGAAAGTAGTGTCCCAGCTTTTAGCACCAAAGGAAAAGAATAGAGTGGCAATGTCAGCAAACATGGAGAATTCCCAATTGACCAGTTTGCCCAGTGAACCAGGCATTTATAAGTTTCAAGATCAGGAAGGTGAAGTAATTTATGTAGGTAAGGCTAAGAATATCAAGAAACGGGTATTAAG from Zobellia alginiliquefaciens includes:
- a CDS encoding ATP-dependent helicase, which encodes MTQKELNKEQLKVVEFSGKHLLVLAGAGTGKTRTIIGRATYLIENGANPSKIQILTFTKKAANEIVERVKASLPQSSSRSLNGATFHSWCNQLIIKYPNLFGAANFTVIDPDDQLGLMKMVSGNHSDVYGKLRIKPQQLLDTYSYARNTKKNLTESLRALIYKGKEDKDTEYEITAMKPNVETLLRAYQKKKMEQRYLDYDDLLLVVSTQLKSNPDARELLSQDLEYLLVDEMQDTNPLQWELLSPFIDICKLFCVGDDAQSIYSFRGADFKNVHQFKERVKDSEVYKLEKNYRSTQEILDISNWLLDKSPIDYKKKLQSARGAGELPILLNVSDEWQEANWVADEVLKNYTDEDRQFSDHLILSRSQFYTKTLQAVFIRRKIPYVTYGGRKFLQAAHIKDLVSLLRIVNNPYDEIAWVRFLTFWEGIGEVRASRIMAIIIADEGKTDIPTLLKKAIPGDDGIKISELYNAVQKEKGKVGKMVDIAYDAMSLGLAYKYRKDWIEKRKGDFPVLKLLADSYSSLGEFIGEGLLDNADKMNGAPVLSESQLDTAEIKDHVIISTIHSAKGLEADVCIVLNVSPKSFPSSWSLDDLDAIEEDRRVLYVALTRAKNRLIITRNTASIAAIHGKSIPTAKGQQSDDAETYFLMAIPQRLVKQETIGHDFRTVRDAPEPNNIDLSSGMDFS
- a CDS encoding exonuclease domain-containing protein, coding for MLERKFAVVTLTTFGYKPKPLRIVQLTISKLKDGSYEPVLSTNINPEEQIPNYIQQKTGLTDEVLLKAPCFLELAEIIFKELEEYVIVGHNASFLHYALQSEFRDVGLTFKLPQLCTQRLAKKLIPDMLSYELSYLCGVLGIPLYNNDDVIDLNRAVSIMFDRLLQLDEQGKVVSQLLAPKEKNRVAMSANMENSQLTSLPSEPGIYKFQDQEGEVIYVGKAKNIKKRVLSHFSNTSDKEVLLCGATYKIDFEITGNELIALLREADLIHSLDPVYNYIQKKEYVTYHIIPQKNKKGILQLKIERRPFEHTPTEVFLKRGDAINRLIELTTKFELCPTYSGLKSKLGSCRFGDIYTCKGICKDSENISDYNQKVENALQYLNNEKENYVIFEKGRANDERSFVLVQHGVYQGYGFLDDSCSISGIDDLQNMMTPKRHTFHSANIISAYKKRNPKNVKTF